From the Patagioenas fasciata isolate bPatFas1 chromosome Z, bPatFas1.hap1, whole genome shotgun sequence genome, one window contains:
- the KCNV2 gene encoding potassium voltage-gated channel subfamily V member 2 — MLQFNMQRQFPFLKHRGRERQGPNVLSQTDKGKDTEGLRVDKQSVFSAAAPLNSQPLLLLGPEGNYNYYVDDEDEEEEEKEQGKWPSGDTFEGENKPSSSIPCSPALSPGSPAKAYTSSVLNINVGGQSYRLTYQAVAIYPKTRLGRLATSTDRRCQLGLCDDYAAQVDEYFFDRDPAVFQLVYNFYASGVLRVRDELCPRSFLEELSYWGVRLKYTPRCCRICFEERRDELSEQLKVQRELRSQAEAQENEQLFHHMRYYGPQRWRLWNLMEKPFSSVTAKVMAVASSFFVLISVVALALNTVEEMQQVDRKSGESRPVLEHIETLCIAFFTLEYLLRLVSTPDLRRFASSALNAVDLIAILPLYLQLLLECFADDDHPRGRGSQHEHDIEKVGRVGKVGQVLRIMRLMRIFRILKLARHSTGLRAFGFTLRQCYQQVGCLLLFIAMGIFAFSAMVYTVEHDVSSTNFTSIPHAWWWAAVSISTVGYGDMCPETHLGRLFAFLCIAFGIILNGMPISILYNKFSDYYSKLKAYEYTALKKERGKVEFTRRAIKKLSECCGEHVTYRLSHH; from the exons ATGTTGCAGTTTAACATGCAGCGACAGTTTCCTTTCCTAAAACACAGAGGCAGAGAAAGACAAGGACCAAATGTCCTCTCGCAGACTGACAAGGGGAAGGATACAGAAGGCTTGCGTGTAGACAAGCAGAGTGTCTTTTCTGCTGCTGCTCCATTGAACTCCCAGCCCCTATTGCTCCTGGGACCTGAAGGGAATTACAACTATTATGTGGATGatgaagatgaggaagaggaagagaaagaacaaggaaaatggccAAGCGGAGACACTTTTGAGGGAGAAAACAAGCCCTCATCATCTATTCCTTGCTCCCCTGCCCTTTCTCCTGGAAGCCCAGCCAAAGCTTACACTTCATCTGTGTTGAACATCAATGTCGGCGGCCAAAGCTATCGCCTCACCTACCAGGCAGTGGCCATCTATCCCAAGACCCGCCTGGGCCGCCTGGCTACCTCCACTGACCGTCGCTGCCAGCTGGGCCTGTGCGATGACTACGCTGCCCAGGTAGATGAGTACTTCTTTGATCGGGACCCAGCCGTCTTCCAGCTCGTGTACAACTTCTATGCCTCAGGGGTGCTGCGTGTGCGGGATGAGCTGTGCCCCCGTAGCTTCCTGGAGGAGCTGAGCTACTGGGGCGTGCGGCTCAAATACACACCTCGCTGTTGCCGCATCTGCTTTGAGGAGCGCCGTGATGAGCTGAGCGAGCAGCTGAAGGTCCAGCGTGAGCTGCGCTCCCAGGCAGAGGCTCAGGAGAACGAGCAGCTCTTCCACCACATGCGCTACTATGGTCCCCAGCGCTGGCGCCTCTGGAACCTCATGGAGAAGCCCTTCTCCTCTGTCACTGCCAAAGTGATGGCAGTGGCCTCCAGCTTCTTTGTGCTCATCTCTGTGGTGGCCCTGGCACTCAATACAGTGGAGGAGATGCAGCAGGTAGACCGGAAGAGTGGGGAGAGCCGGCCTGTCTTGGAGCACATTGAGACCCTGTGCATAGCGTTCTTCACACTGGAGTACCTGCTGCGCCTGGTTTCTACCCCAGACCTGCGCCGCTTTGCCAGCAGTGCCCTCAATGCAGTAGACCTCATTGCCATCCTGCCCCTctacctgcagctgctgcttgaaTGCTTTGCTGATGATGACCACCCCCGAGGTCGGGGCTCTCAGCATGAGCACGATATTGAGAAGGTGGGACGGGTGGGCAAGGTGGGACAAGTCCTTCGCATCATGCGCCTCATGCGCATCTTCCGCATCCTCAAGCTGGCCCGCCACTCCACAGGTCTGCGTGCCTTTGGCTTTACCTTGCGTCAGTGCTACCAGCAGGTGGGCTGCCTTTTGCTCTTCATTGCCATGGGCATCTTCGCCTTCTCTGCCATGGTCTACACAGTGGAGCACGATGTCTCCAGTACCAACTTCACCAGCATCCCTCATGCTTGGTGGTGGGCTGCC GTCAGCATCTCCACAGTGGGATACGGAGACATGTGTCCAGAAACTCATCTTGGCCGCCTGTTTGCTTTCCTCTGCATCGCGTTTGGAATAATCCTGAACGGCATGCCCATTTCCATTCTCTACAACAAATTCTCAGATTATTACAGCAAGCTGAAGGCCTACGAGTATACAGCTCTcaagaaagaaaggggaaaggtgGAGTTTACACGGAGAGCCATAAAGAAATTATCCGAATGCTGTGGAGAACACGTAACATACCGTTTGTCACACCACTGA